The segment AGACTCCTGAGAAGAACACTATCCCAAGCCCTATGAAGGTGCTTGATCCGAACACCTGCACAACGGAGAGGTTCATCAGATCAATCCAGTTCATTGGTACAAGTTTTCATCCATAATTTTGGTATTGTTTCAACAAGCATGATAAAGGATGATTAGAATGGCAGTGACCGAATTACCTTGATCGAACGTCGTTCTTCGAGCTCGATCAAGTATTCCGCAGTTCCTGCTTCAGCTTTGGCAACATATTTCGTTGCAGAACCTCCATTCTCCAAGTCCTTGGGAGCATCTGAAATTGGCAGAGTTAGGAACTAGGATCTGATCTGCAAGAAATCAACATTGCTAGTACTTACAACAGTAAAGTCAgtttattgttttttaaaaaaaggttatGGCATACCTTTTTCTATGACTTCTTTGTTTGGTTCCACACTTCCATTTTCCCTGGAAATTACAGGTTATTAAGATCATAGGGGTCAGTAAATTAAAATACGCAAAATCTTTAAATAGATTGGAACCTAAGgcataatatattttctaacaGAGGTATCCAGCTAGGCTAACCAGTGTGTAATGTGTTTTATGTATCTTGATGTGTTGAAAAATGTGAAATATCTTACCCAAGTTTATAGATATTTGTGGAGCCATTTAGTTTTTCTTCATTATCAGCTGCATTGGAGGCATGTACAGCAGAGCCAAGAATGACTGCAACGAGGAAGCAGGCTACTCCAGGGAAAAGAATCTCTGCTCTGTTGATGCGGTTGTCCAGGAAATAATTCAGTGTTGTGCCTGAAGATACAACATGTGAGTTTTCTGATCTACTGAATAATTAGGACAATAATAATGGAGACAGCAATTAGTTTGATGTAGCTACTGAATAAAGTAAACTGGAGATATTGATCTGAATATATGTTCTTTTCAGGAGTAGGACCAACtataatatattcatataattgcTAACCTAATTATTCAGTTTCTTCGACTAACATAAATATAGATAGGTTGTGATGAGCTGTACTTCACATGTATCACCAAGAATCAATAATTTTCCCTCAATTTTATttacttgaaaaaaataatcaaacaatAATATCTGTTGCAGTGTTGTAAAAGAGAAGTTTTACCTACCTATTACAACAACCATACTTGAGCTGATGACCTCAGTCACTGAGAGACCTACATATGCCCATGCATACTGAGTAGAGAGGTTCCCTATACTGAGCACAACACCCCCTGCCATTGCAAACAGCACTGAAGGCCAGTTATCCTTCattgcaaaaaaacaaaaaagaaaaaaaatcactgtcAGCAAAATTTCAGACTAACTAACAATCAGAAATGTATTAATTCAGGGATATACTATTTCAGATGCTTAAGAGAAGGTGGCTAACCTGACTGAGCTGGGTGAAGAAATTGGGCATGTTGGGCTTGCTATCGCCGAGCTGACCGAAGGTGAGCGCGATGAGGACCGCAGCGAGGAGGTTCGTGATTGAGTAGTCGAGGTAGGTGTGCTGCGGGAGCCGGCCCCGGCGCTCGAGGAGGGTGAGGACTGCAGGCCATGTCCccaggaagaagagggaggccAGCATGAGGGCAATGGCACCCCCTTTGTCCTCTATGATGTACATCTTGAGGCCTCCTTGCCTGATGGACAACAGGGAATTCACAAGGGGGCCTTCAAAAacctgaaaaaaatataaaaaaacacacattttTTCATCATGTAAGGTTGAGCTGCTACTCATTTGGATTGAATCATCAAGAAGTTTCAAGATCTTGCAGTTGTTATCCACAAAATCTTGTAAAATCAGAAAGTGTTTTGCATTTAATACTGTCCTCAAATCTCCATCTCTTCATTTTTGCTTGTTACAGCAAGCAATAATATCATTACAagaaacacaagaaaaaaaaggaagcaaaaGAAATAAGGAAATCAAATTCATTCCAACAGCCATAGGGAAGATCCCAAATTTTGGATAAGCTATCCTTATCACTTATCAGCATGAAAGACTCCCAGTTCTTGGAACCCAAAATCCCCAATTCTTCAAAGATCAGATTCTTCTGAGAATGAGAAGAGATCCAAACTCCCAATCGAACACATAAACACAcaaggaaggggaagaagaacaTCAAGCAAGTAGAGCAGAGTACCTTTTGGCATGAAACCATAGAAGTGGCACAACCAAGGACATGGTCCATGGATACTACTTATAGTGCCAACTACTGGTTACCAAAACAAAAGCTAATGGTATCTTTCAAACGCAAAAAGTCCAACTTGATCTGCACAAGTTTGACTCATGCAGCAATTTGCGAATTCGCGGCGTCTTCTCATGCGCAGATCACCCAATGGAATTGGAGCTttatggaggaggagagggagaaatgGAGAGAAAAGAGGTGGAGAAAAAGACAACTATACACTCGTCATTTGCTGAAAATAATGGAATGGGGTGATAGTGACATCTAGGGATACTCTCCTCCACCAATCAATAACCTTGAAATGAAATAATTTTTAGCCGAAATTATCACTTGTTGCAGACTCCACAAGTTTATGAACATATGACAATTGACACCATTATGTCTAATGAATTACATAccaaggcttttttttttcttggatacAAATATCTAACTAGGTATCATCTGCAATTTGGGCACTAAATTTGTCCAAGAatgcaaagaaagaaaaataatggaAGTAGAGAACTGTACTCTTTAGCTAGATATAATCATATAAACAACTATCCATTTCTTTCAGTGACGTCTTATCTAAGAAAAAGGCGCATtaaaagagaatttttttttgatgattCCAACAAGAAAATGATGCGTCCACTGAATCTTTCATTTCCTCCCTGAAGCAACAAACTAAGAAAACTAATATTTCTCAATAGAACAAGAGATTCATACACTGACATGGATCCAAGAACTCAAAACCAACAAAAATGAGAAAACCATGCCGATGATTTTCAACCAAGAACATCATCTTCTCCccaaaatatcattttttttaaaaaaaagaggaaacaaACAACCAATCAACATCGACTTCCACTCCCGAATACAAAAAGAACACAAAACGAAACAGATAAAAAAGCAGACATGCCGGACATAAACCATTCATCACCACAAGCTAATTAATGACATATCAAAGATCAAAAGACAGGAACACATTACCTAAAGTCAGAAGGAGAGAAAGGGATGAACTGCTCCTCCTCCAGAGAACTCAAGAACTGAACTCTCAAAGTCTCAACAGCCTTTGTCACTGCATAGAATTCTTCAGGTTAAATAGATAGGCAGCTGGGGTTTGTTGGACTCTCTCTACTACTACTCACTCCTCCAGCTGACACGCAAGAAAGGAAGGAATTAACCATCAAGAGATTCTTGTTCTTCTCTCAAgagggccaaaaaaaaaaaaaagaagaagattctTGTGGCACCtaaaaatgaatattttttttgggaaaaaaagaaatgtaaaaatagaaataaaaattcAATCCATTGACTCCGGATCTGGAGAGATCCTCAAGATTCCCCAGGCAATTCGGCAGTATTTGTTGCTATCTTCCCTCGCTTTGACCGCCTTGTGTGGTTGTCGTTGTTTCGCGTGCCAGGAGCGATTTGTTTGGAGAAGAGTAGGTGATTTAATCTctttttaatttaataaaaatttggAAATAGGTGAATTATATATGCAGCTGTTTGACAATTTGACATATTATTATTTCTGCTGTAACGTACAGATCAGTCCAGCCTAGGCGGGAACACGTCTGGATGAATAATTCATAATTGTTTTATTACACGGTGGGAAGGTTTCTCCTAACACacgccaaaagaaaaaaaaagtactagaCTAATAGTAATAACTaggcattaaaaaaaaactcatgttaAAACACATTCaaattttagataatgaaataaaatcacGGCCTTTGTTTACAGAGCTAtatccaattattaaaaaatgttcCAAACATAATCACACCTCAAAAGAAGACATTAAGACATAAGGGACAATCCAAACTGATAGAGGCGCACACTGACACAAACACTAATAAAAAGATAAAGCACAAACttattgaattttatttgtgaACCTCCCGTCAAGATTGGTGAAAAGTTACATAACCATTGACTCCAGTTTGTAATATGCaacttttataaacttaatGTCTTCGTCACATTTTTGTAGAAGAGCCCATaatcggagccaatatgttgtcTTGAAAATCATATGCAAAaaacacatttatatatatatatatatatatatatatatatatatatatatatatatatatatatatatatatatatattcaatattaataTTTGTAGGCATCATGATCTGAACCTATAATTTTTTAGTACACATAGAATTTCTCTTAACAAACGTTGTAAGAGACGCACGAGACCGTGACTAATTTCTAGCGATAAATAACTAGCTtcattaaggccctgtttacttcccacacaaaaattttacaccctgtcacatcgaacttttgaacacctgcataaagtattaaatatagactaaaaagataactaattgcatagattgcgactaatttataagacgaatcttttaaacctaattgctcaatgatttgacaatgtggtgctacagtaaatatttgctaatgacggattaataaggcttaataaattcgtctcgcagtttactgacagattctgtaattagtttttttattagtgcccgaacaccccatgagataccctatataatatccaatgtgacacatcaaaactttacacccctggatctaaacaccccctaaattCCTATTAAAACCATGCACATATGTACTGGCACTAATATAGATCTTGTTTGGTATAACTCTAAATCCAAGATTTTATAAGCTGGATATTCCTAACTCTACATAACCACAGATCTGGATCTGCTATTACGTTATAACATttagataaattattttattttcatattagaTAAAGATATAACATTTTACTAGAAATTTTAAGGCTGTGAGATCTGGATCAGGGCCTAAGATCTCAACTCTACGtgtgaagaattttttttttgtttttgagaaaattGGCATGATTGGCTTTGTTTTCGGTGTCAGCCTGGCTGTTGGGTGCGACGACTTTGGAAGCTATTAACATGTGCTTTCTTACATTAGGTGTCGTGGTTGTACAATTAGAATATAACCttgattt is part of the Oryza glaberrima chromosome 12, OglaRS2, whole genome shotgun sequence genome and harbors:
- the LOC127757103 gene encoding ureide permease 2-like isoform X2, producing the protein MYIIEDKGGAIALMLASLFFLGTWPAVLTLLERRGRLPQHTYLDYSITNLLAAVLIALTFGQLGDSKPNMPNFFTQLSQDNWPSVLFAMAGGVVLSIGNLSTQYAWAYVGLSVTEVISSSMVVVIGTTLNYFLDNRINRAEILFPGVACFLVAVILGSAVHASNAADNEEKLNGSTNIYKLGENGSVEPNKEVIEKDAPKDLENGGSATKYVAKAEAGTAEYLIELEERRSIKVFGSSTFIGLGIVFFSGVCFSLFSPAFNLATNDQWHTLKQGVPHLVVYTAFFYFSISCFVIGIGLNILFLYRPMAGVPKSSFKAYLNDWEGRQWALLAGFLCGFGNGFQFMGGQAAGYAAADAVQALPLVSTFWGILLFGEYRKSSRKTYILLGFMLFMFIVAVAVLMASSGHRSTK
- the LOC127757103 gene encoding ureide permease 2-like isoform X1 — its product is MDHVLGCATSMVSCQKVFEGPLVNSLLSIRQGGLKMYIIEDKGGAIALMLASLFFLGTWPAVLTLLERRGRLPQHTYLDYSITNLLAAVLIALTFGQLGDSKPNMPNFFTQLSQDNWPSVLFAMAGGVVLSIGNLSTQYAWAYVGLSVTEVISSSMVVVIGTTLNYFLDNRINRAEILFPGVACFLVAVILGSAVHASNAADNEEKLNGSTNIYKLGENGSVEPNKEVIEKDAPKDLENGGSATKYVAKAEAGTAEYLIELEERRSIKVFGSSTFIGLGIVFFSGVCFSLFSPAFNLATNDQWHTLKQGVPHLVVYTAFFYFSISCFVIGIGLNILFLYRPMAGVPKSSFKAYLNDWEGRQWALLAGFLCGFGNGFQFMGGQAAGYAAADAVQALPLVSTFWGILLFGEYRKSSRKTYILLGFMLFMFIVAVAVLMASSGHRSTK